In Methanooceanicella nereidis, a single window of DNA contains:
- a CDS encoding aldo/keto reductase → MAIDTTLFGNTGVRVTRIGLGGEGVLRTYGMEKEAEAVIKEATEKGITYYDCAKAYAGSQGYYGNFWSKYRDVRAGIFQASKSASRDRSGALSDLSETLRTMSLEHLDLWQIHDVRTREDIKEIEEPGGALEAFIEAKGSGKVRFIGVTGHHDPEILTYAVENWPVDSVMMPVNPVEGSIGGFLDSTLIAARKKSIAVIGMKILGAQNYIFPDEGITPDVLIRYALSQDIDVAIVGCSNIGEVRTLVNCGTKIMPMTEEEREDLVDLFRPYAKKLAYYRGVL, encoded by the coding sequence ATGGCGATCGACACGACATTGTTTGGCAATACAGGGGTAAGGGTCACTCGCATCGGACTGGGCGGTGAGGGCGTCCTCCGCACATATGGAATGGAAAAAGAAGCTGAAGCGGTCATAAAAGAAGCGACAGAAAAAGGCATAACATATTACGATTGCGCGAAAGCATATGCAGGCAGCCAGGGGTATTATGGTAATTTCTGGTCAAAATACAGGGACGTTCGTGCCGGGATCTTTCAGGCAAGTAAATCGGCATCACGCGACAGGTCAGGAGCGCTGAGCGACCTTAGTGAGACATTGCGGACAATGAGCTTAGAGCACCTTGACCTCTGGCAGATCCACGACGTAAGGACCAGGGAGGATATAAAGGAGATAGAGGAGCCCGGAGGAGCCCTGGAAGCTTTCATTGAGGCGAAAGGCTCGGGAAAGGTGCGGTTTATCGGTGTGACCGGCCATCATGACCCGGAAATTTTGACCTATGCTGTGGAGAACTGGCCTGTAGACTCCGTTATGATGCCTGTGAACCCTGTTGAAGGATCTATCGGAGGATTTTTAGACAGCACATTGATAGCCGCGAGAAAAAAAAGCATAGCGGTGATAGGAATGAAGATACTCGGCGCTCAAAACTATATTTTTCCGGATGAAGGGATAACACCAGATGTGTTGATAAGATACGCGCTATCGCAGGATATTGATGTGGCCATAGTCGGATGCTCGAACATTGGCGAAGTGAGGACGCTTGTAAATTGCGGGACAAAAATTATGCCCATGACGGAAGAAGAGCGAGAAGATCTTGTGGATCTGTTCAGGCCCTATGCTAAAAAACTTGCATATTACCGCGGCGTATTGTAA
- a CDS encoding fasciclin domain-containing protein, with amino-acid sequence MDGYKKLLTVLLLAAMVSVFASPALATSNQMMADKNIVQVAQDSGQFNTLITAVKAADLQDTLSGKGPFTVFAPTDAAFDKLPAGTVQSLVNDKPKLKNILTYHVVPGKLTAADIKNMKTLKTVQGQELKVTVIGDKVMVDGATVTNADIMTNNGVIHVIDKVMMPS; translated from the coding sequence ATGGATGGATATAAAAAATTACTAACAGTTCTTTTATTAGCTGCTATGGTGTCAGTGTTCGCTTCTCCTGCTTTGGCGACATCAAACCAGATGATGGCTGATAAGAATATCGTACAGGTCGCACAGGACTCTGGACAATTCAACACGCTGATAACAGCGGTAAAGGCCGCGGACCTTCAGGATACGTTAAGCGGAAAAGGACCGTTCACCGTATTCGCCCCGACCGATGCCGCCTTTGATAAGCTGCCTGCAGGGACCGTGCAGTCATTGGTCAATGACAAGCCTAAGCTTAAAAATATCCTGACCTACCATGTAGTGCCGGGTAAGCTTACCGCTGCCGACATTAAGAACATGAAGACGCTTAAGACCGTCCAGGGCCAGGAGCTTAAGGTCACTGTAATAGGTGACAAAGTAATGGTCGATGGCGCAACAGTCACCAATGCTGACATAATGACAAATAACGGTGTGATACACGTCATAGACAAAGTGATGATGCCGTCGTAA